From a region of the Chrysemys picta bellii isolate R12L10 chromosome 7, ASM1138683v2, whole genome shotgun sequence genome:
- the PRDX5 gene encoding peroxiredoxin-5, mitochondrial, which yields MATVIQAVSMVTAWRGAAGLVLRRGRGLLRAAPLPGSKPRGTRSFGVRAAAMAPVKVGDKLPSVEVYEEDPGTKVDVAALFKGKKGILFGVPGAFTPGCSKTHLPGYVEQAGALKAKGVELIACLAVNDVFVMSEWGKAQGAQGKVRMLADPTGAFGKATELLLDKETLRDLFGTNRCKRFSMVLEDGVVKALNVEEDGTGLTCSLANHILSQL from the exons ATGGCAACTGTCATTCAGGCGGTCTCCATGGTGACCGCGTGGCGGGGTGCGGCGGGGCTGGTGctccggcgggggcgggggctgttgcGGGCggcccccctccccggctccaagCCCAGAGGAACTAGGAGCTTCGGTGTCCGAGCAGCTGCCATGGCGCCCGTCAAG gtTGGAGACAAGCTGCCCAGTGTGGAGGTGTACGAGGAGGATCCCGGCACCAAGGTGGATGTGGCTGCACTCTTCAAGGGCAAGAAGGGGATTCTCTTCGGGGTGCCTGGTGCCTTCACCCCTGGCTGCTCCAAG accCACTTGCCGGGCTacgtggagcaggctggggcactGAAGGCCAAGGGAGTGGAGCTGATCGCCTGCCTGGCCGTGAACGATGTCTTTGTTATGAGCGAGTGGGGCAAGGCCCAAGGGGCCCAAGGCAAG gtgcGGATGCTGGCTGACCCCACTGGAGCTTTCGGAAAG GCTACGGAACTGCTGCTGGACAAGGAGACCCTGCGTGACCTCTTTGGGACCAACCGCTGCAAAAG GTTCTCCATGGTgctggaggatggtgtggtgaAGGCTCTCAACGTGGAGGAGGATGGAACAGGGCTGACCTGCAGCCTGGCCAACCACATCCTCTCTCAACTCTGA
- the TRMT112 gene encoding multifunctional methyltransferase subunit TRM112-like protein yields the protein MKLLTHNMLTSHVRGVRPGGGFPLRIQATEVKVNNVDFNQEFVARMIPKVEWGALVEAAESLGHLSDLPHELPPEYENNEDFLRKVHHVLLEVEVMEGILKCPDSGREFPITKGIPNMLLSEEET from the exons ATGAAGCTGCTGACGCACAACATGCTGACCTCGCACGTGCGGGGGGTGCGGCCCGGGGGGGGTTTCCCCCTCCGTATCCAG gcCACCGAGGTGAAAGTGAATAACGTGGATTTCAACCAGGAGTTCGTGGCGCGGATGATCCccaaggtggagtggggggcccTGGTGGAGGCTGCGGAGAGC CTGGGCCATCTGTCGGACCTGCCCCACGAGCTGCCCCCTGAGTACGAGAACAACGAGGACTTCCTGAGGAAGGTGCATCACGTGCTGCTGGAG GTGGAGGTGATGGAGGGGATCCTGAAGTGCCCTGATTCTGGCCGGGAGTTCCCCATCACCAAGGGCATCCCCAACATGCTGCTGAGCGAGGAGGAGACGTGA
- the ESRRA gene encoding steroid hormone receptor ERR1 isoform X2: MSSRDHRAEFFIKTEPASPDSLAQRSPSGSSDASGPPHDPEPGALTRRRHDNNPDEVLPRGKYVLSSLPKRLCLVCGDVASGYHYGVASCEACKAFFKRTIQGSIEYSCPASNECEITKRRRKACQACRFTKCLRVGMLKEGVRLDRVRGGRQKYKRRPEVDGAPFPNTFATPQIATATSKKPAPINPMVSHLLVAEPEKLYAMPDPALPDGPLRATSALCDLADREIVVIIGWAKNIPGFPALSLADQMSVLQSAWLEVLVLGVAWRSLPCEDEVVFAEDFALDEEGARAAGLWELSAALLQLVRKYRALRLEREEYVLLKALALANSDSVHIEDMAAVQRLRDVLHEALLEYEGSRRPEEPRRAGKLLLTLPLLRQTAARALHHFYGIKLGGKVPMHKLFLEMLEAMMD, from the exons ATGTCGTCTCGGGATCACCGTGCTGAGTTCTTCATCAAGACGGAGCCGGCCTCCCCAGACAGCCTGGCACAGCGCAGCCCCAGCGGCTCCTCTGATGCCAGTGGTCCTCCCCATGACCCCGAGCCAGGGGCACTGACCCGCCGGCGCCATGACAACAACCCTGATGAAGTCTTGCCCCGGGGCAAGTATGTGCTGAGCTCCCTGCCCAAGCGCCTGTGCCTGGTGTGCGGGGACGTAGCCTCAGGGTATCACTATGGCGTGGCCTCCTGTGAGGCCTGCAAAGCCTTCTTCAAGCGCACTATACAAG GCAGTATCGAGTACAGCTGCCCGGCCAGTAACGAATGCGAGATCACCAAGCGGCGCCGCAAAGCCTGCCAGGCCTGTCGGTTCACCAAGTGCCTGCGCGTCGGCATGCTCAAGGAAG GGGTGCGGCTGGACCGTGTGCGAGGGGGACGCCAGAAATACAAGCGCCGCCCTGAGGTGGATGGGGCCCCATTCCCCAACACATTCGCCACCCCCCAGATTGCCACAGCGACCAGCAAGAAACCAG CCCCCATTAACCCCATGGTGTCCCACCTGCTGGTGGCGGAGCCTGAGAAGCTGTATGCAATGCCTGACCCAGCGCTGCCCGATGGGCCCCTCCGTGCCACCAGCGCCCTGTGTGACCTGGCTGACCGCGAGATCGTCGTCATCATTGGCTGGGCCAAGAACATCCCAG GGTTCCCAGCGCTGTCGCTGGCCGATCAGATGAGTGTGCTGCAGAGCGCCTGGCTGGAGGTGCTGGTGCTGGGTGTGGCCTGGCGTTCGCTCCCCTGCGAGGACGAGGTGGTCTTTGCGGAGGACTTTGCGCTGGACGAGGAAGGGGCGCGCGCGGCAGGGCTCTGGGAGCTGAGCGCCGCCCTCCTGCAGCTGGTGCGCAAGTACCGCGCCCTGCGGCTGGAGCGCGAGGAATACGTGCTGCTCAAGGCCCTGGCACTTGCCAACTCAG ACTCGGTGCACATTGAGGACATGGCAGCGGTGCAGCGGCTGCGGGATGTGCTGCATGAGGCCCTGCTGGAGTACGAGGGCAGCCGACGGCCGGAGGAGCCGCGCCGGGCGGGGAAGCTGCTGCTAACGCTGCCCCTGCTGCGCCAGACGGCTGCCCGTGCCCTGCACCACTTCTACGGCatcaagctgggagggaaggTGCCCATGCACAAGCTCTTTCTCGAGATGCTGGAAGCCATGATGGACTGA
- the ESRRA gene encoding steroid hormone receptor ERR1 isoform X4, which translates to MLKEGVRLDRVRGGRQKYKRRPEVDGAPFPNTFATPQIATATSKKPAPINPMVSHLLVAEPEKLYAMPDPALPDGPLRATSALCDLADREIVVIIGWAKNIPGFPALSLADQMSVLQSAWLEVLVLGVAWRSLPCEDEVVFAEDFALDEEGARAAGLWELSAALLQLVRKYRALRLEREEYVLLKALALANSDSVHIEDMAAVQRLRDVLHEALLEYEGSRRPEEPRRAGKLLLTLPLLRQTAARALHHFYGIKLGGKVPMHKLFLEMLEAMMD; encoded by the exons ATGCTCAAGGAAG GGGTGCGGCTGGACCGTGTGCGAGGGGGACGCCAGAAATACAAGCGCCGCCCTGAGGTGGATGGGGCCCCATTCCCCAACACATTCGCCACCCCCCAGATTGCCACAGCGACCAGCAAGAAACCAG CCCCCATTAACCCCATGGTGTCCCACCTGCTGGTGGCGGAGCCTGAGAAGCTGTATGCAATGCCTGACCCAGCGCTGCCCGATGGGCCCCTCCGTGCCACCAGCGCCCTGTGTGACCTGGCTGACCGCGAGATCGTCGTCATCATTGGCTGGGCCAAGAACATCCCAG GGTTCCCAGCGCTGTCGCTGGCCGATCAGATGAGTGTGCTGCAGAGCGCCTGGCTGGAGGTGCTGGTGCTGGGTGTGGCCTGGCGTTCGCTCCCCTGCGAGGACGAGGTGGTCTTTGCGGAGGACTTTGCGCTGGACGAGGAAGGGGCGCGCGCGGCAGGGCTCTGGGAGCTGAGCGCCGCCCTCCTGCAGCTGGTGCGCAAGTACCGCGCCCTGCGGCTGGAGCGCGAGGAATACGTGCTGCTCAAGGCCCTGGCACTTGCCAACTCAG ACTCGGTGCACATTGAGGACATGGCAGCGGTGCAGCGGCTGCGGGATGTGCTGCATGAGGCCCTGCTGGAGTACGAGGGCAGCCGACGGCCGGAGGAGCCGCGCCGGGCGGGGAAGCTGCTGCTAACGCTGCCCCTGCTGCGCCAGACGGCTGCCCGTGCCCTGCACCACTTCTACGGCatcaagctgggagggaaggTGCCCATGCACAAGCTCTTTCTCGAGATGCTGGAAGCCATGATGGACTGA
- the ESRRA gene encoding steroid hormone receptor ERR1 isoform X1, with product METHGVDPWGNTDTWTDLETCREATPAMSSRDHRAEFFIKTEPASPDSLAQRSPSGSSDASGPPHDPEPGALTRRRHDNNPDEVLPRGKYVLSSLPKRLCLVCGDVASGYHYGVASCEACKAFFKRTIQGSIEYSCPASNECEITKRRRKACQACRFTKCLRVGMLKEGVRLDRVRGGRQKYKRRPEVDGAPFPNTFATPQIATATSKKPAPINPMVSHLLVAEPEKLYAMPDPALPDGPLRATSALCDLADREIVVIIGWAKNIPGFPALSLADQMSVLQSAWLEVLVLGVAWRSLPCEDEVVFAEDFALDEEGARAAGLWELSAALLQLVRKYRALRLEREEYVLLKALALANSDSVHIEDMAAVQRLRDVLHEALLEYEGSRRPEEPRRAGKLLLTLPLLRQTAARALHHFYGIKLGGKVPMHKLFLEMLEAMMD from the exons ATGGAGACTCACGGGGTGGATCCCTGGGGAAACACAGACACCTGGACAGACCTGGAGACTTGCAGGGAG GCCACCCCAGCCATGTCGTCTCGGGATCACCGTGCTGAGTTCTTCATCAAGACGGAGCCGGCCTCCCCAGACAGCCTGGCACAGCGCAGCCCCAGCGGCTCCTCTGATGCCAGTGGTCCTCCCCATGACCCCGAGCCAGGGGCACTGACCCGCCGGCGCCATGACAACAACCCTGATGAAGTCTTGCCCCGGGGCAAGTATGTGCTGAGCTCCCTGCCCAAGCGCCTGTGCCTGGTGTGCGGGGACGTAGCCTCAGGGTATCACTATGGCGTGGCCTCCTGTGAGGCCTGCAAAGCCTTCTTCAAGCGCACTATACAAG GCAGTATCGAGTACAGCTGCCCGGCCAGTAACGAATGCGAGATCACCAAGCGGCGCCGCAAAGCCTGCCAGGCCTGTCGGTTCACCAAGTGCCTGCGCGTCGGCATGCTCAAGGAAG GGGTGCGGCTGGACCGTGTGCGAGGGGGACGCCAGAAATACAAGCGCCGCCCTGAGGTGGATGGGGCCCCATTCCCCAACACATTCGCCACCCCCCAGATTGCCACAGCGACCAGCAAGAAACCAG CCCCCATTAACCCCATGGTGTCCCACCTGCTGGTGGCGGAGCCTGAGAAGCTGTATGCAATGCCTGACCCAGCGCTGCCCGATGGGCCCCTCCGTGCCACCAGCGCCCTGTGTGACCTGGCTGACCGCGAGATCGTCGTCATCATTGGCTGGGCCAAGAACATCCCAG GGTTCCCAGCGCTGTCGCTGGCCGATCAGATGAGTGTGCTGCAGAGCGCCTGGCTGGAGGTGCTGGTGCTGGGTGTGGCCTGGCGTTCGCTCCCCTGCGAGGACGAGGTGGTCTTTGCGGAGGACTTTGCGCTGGACGAGGAAGGGGCGCGCGCGGCAGGGCTCTGGGAGCTGAGCGCCGCCCTCCTGCAGCTGGTGCGCAAGTACCGCGCCCTGCGGCTGGAGCGCGAGGAATACGTGCTGCTCAAGGCCCTGGCACTTGCCAACTCAG ACTCGGTGCACATTGAGGACATGGCAGCGGTGCAGCGGCTGCGGGATGTGCTGCATGAGGCCCTGCTGGAGTACGAGGGCAGCCGACGGCCGGAGGAGCCGCGCCGGGCGGGGAAGCTGCTGCTAACGCTGCCCCTGCTGCGCCAGACGGCTGCCCGTGCCCTGCACCACTTCTACGGCatcaagctgggagggaaggTGCCCATGCACAAGCTCTTTCTCGAGATGCTGGAAGCCATGATGGACTGA
- the ESRRA gene encoding steroid hormone receptor ERR1 isoform X3, with translation MAWPPVRPAKPSSSALYKDFPHHHFSSSPSSVFPHIFGLRPCLPLNLVSAPSHPALPPGSIEYSCPASNECEITKRRRKACQACRFTKCLRVGMLKEGVRLDRVRGGRQKYKRRPEVDGAPFPNTFATPQIATATSKKPAPINPMVSHLLVAEPEKLYAMPDPALPDGPLRATSALCDLADREIVVIIGWAKNIPGFPALSLADQMSVLQSAWLEVLVLGVAWRSLPCEDEVVFAEDFALDEEGARAAGLWELSAALLQLVRKYRALRLEREEYVLLKALALANSDSVHIEDMAAVQRLRDVLHEALLEYEGSRRPEEPRRAGKLLLTLPLLRQTAARALHHFYGIKLGGKVPMHKLFLEMLEAMMD, from the exons ATGGCGTGGCCTCCTGTGAGGCCTGCAAAGCCTTCTTCAAGCGCACTATACAAG gattttccccaccaccacttcAGCTCATCTCCTTCCTCCGTGTTCCCCCACATCTTCGGTCTCAGACCCTGTCTCCCCCTGAACCTGGTCTCAGCCCCGTCTCACCCCGCTCTTCCCCCAGGCAGTATCGAGTACAGCTGCCCGGCCAGTAACGAATGCGAGATCACCAAGCGGCGCCGCAAAGCCTGCCAGGCCTGTCGGTTCACCAAGTGCCTGCGCGTCGGCATGCTCAAGGAAG GGGTGCGGCTGGACCGTGTGCGAGGGGGACGCCAGAAATACAAGCGCCGCCCTGAGGTGGATGGGGCCCCATTCCCCAACACATTCGCCACCCCCCAGATTGCCACAGCGACCAGCAAGAAACCAG CCCCCATTAACCCCATGGTGTCCCACCTGCTGGTGGCGGAGCCTGAGAAGCTGTATGCAATGCCTGACCCAGCGCTGCCCGATGGGCCCCTCCGTGCCACCAGCGCCCTGTGTGACCTGGCTGACCGCGAGATCGTCGTCATCATTGGCTGGGCCAAGAACATCCCAG GGTTCCCAGCGCTGTCGCTGGCCGATCAGATGAGTGTGCTGCAGAGCGCCTGGCTGGAGGTGCTGGTGCTGGGTGTGGCCTGGCGTTCGCTCCCCTGCGAGGACGAGGTGGTCTTTGCGGAGGACTTTGCGCTGGACGAGGAAGGGGCGCGCGCGGCAGGGCTCTGGGAGCTGAGCGCCGCCCTCCTGCAGCTGGTGCGCAAGTACCGCGCCCTGCGGCTGGAGCGCGAGGAATACGTGCTGCTCAAGGCCCTGGCACTTGCCAACTCAG ACTCGGTGCACATTGAGGACATGGCAGCGGTGCAGCGGCTGCGGGATGTGCTGCATGAGGCCCTGCTGGAGTACGAGGGCAGCCGACGGCCGGAGGAGCCGCGCCGGGCGGGGAAGCTGCTGCTAACGCTGCCCCTGCTGCGCCAGACGGCTGCCCGTGCCCTGCACCACTTCTACGGCatcaagctgggagggaaggTGCCCATGCACAAGCTCTTTCTCGAGATGCTGGAAGCCATGATGGACTGA